The Nycticebus coucang isolate mNycCou1 chromosome 2, mNycCou1.pri, whole genome shotgun sequence genome includes a window with the following:
- the HRCT1 gene encoding histidine-rich carboxyl terminus protein 1, with product MSGEGQSSSRVLGLLGSTALVGWVTGTAVAVLLLLLLLAACLFHGRQDPDVERNRPAERGNRVRWAQPWLFRRQGHLGNFHHHHHHGHVTHVRNTGLHHHHLHHAPHHHHHQPHRHHPRHAR from the coding sequence ATGAGCGGAGAGGGACAATCCAGCTCCCGGGTGCTAGGCCTCCTGGGGAGCACAGCCCTTGTGGGATGGGTCACAGGCACTGCAGTGGCTGttctgctactgctgctgctgttggCTGCTTGCCTTTTCCATGGACGACAGGACCCTGATGTGGAGAGGAACCGTCCAGCTGAACGGGGAAACCGAGTCCGGTGGGCCCAGCCTTGGCTCTTCCGGCGCCAGGGCCACCTGGGAAActttcaccatcaccatcatcatggCCATGTGACTCACGTGCGGAATACAGGCCTccatcaccaccacctccaccatgctcctcaccaccaccaccaccagccccaCCGCCATCACCCGCGCCACGCTCGTTGA
- the SPAAR gene encoding small regulatory polypeptide of amino acid response, whose protein sequence is METAVIGVVLVLFVVTVAITCVLCCFSCDSRTQHPQGAPGHSFTVATFHQEASLFTGPDRHTPPAPSARDFWTFM, encoded by the coding sequence ATGGAGACGGCAGTGATTGGGGTGGTACTGGTGCTGTTCGTGGTCACTGTGGCCATCACTTGCGTCCTCTGCTGCTTCAGCTGTGACTCAAGGACCCAGCATCCTCAGGGGGCTCCCGGCCACAGCTTCACCGTGGCCACCTTTCACCAGGAGGCTTCCCTCTTCACCGGGCCTGACCGCCACACCCCGCCAGCACCAAGTGCCCGGGACTTCTGGACCTTCATGTGA